In Salinarimonas sp., a genomic segment contains:
- the topA gene encoding type I DNA topoisomerase — MKVVVVESPAKAKTINKYLGRDYEVLASFGHIRDLPAKDGSVDPEDDFRMLWELEDRGAKRLSEIAKAVKGAEKLILATDPDREGEAISWHVLEALNEKRVLKGMPIERVTFNAITKDSVAAAMRAPREIDQALVDAYLARRALDYLVGFTLSPVLWRKLPGSRSAGRVQSVALRLVCDREREIESFVPREYWSLVATLATKDGGVFDARLVGADGRKITRLDIGKGEEAEAFKKDLEIATFAVSNIEAKPAKRHPQPPFTTSTLQQEASRKLGMAPAQTMRVAQRLYEGVEIGGETVGLITYMRTDGVDMAPEAVRAARAVIGREFGDRYVPDVPRKYATKAKNAQEAHEAVRPTDMGRLPKQVARYLDPEQAKLYELIWVRTTASQMESALLERTTADIAASVGPRTLDLRATGQVVKFDGFLTLYQEGRDDEEDEESGRLPPMETGDPLKRERISATQHFTEPPPRYSEASLVKRMEELGIGRPSTYASILQVLKDREYVTLEKKRLHAHDKGRIVTAFLEAFFKRYVEYDFTAALEEQLDRISNHEIDWKQVLRDFWRDFSASVGDTKELRTTQVLDALNDYLAPHIFPPKGDGADPRACPSCGAGTLSLKLGKFGAFIGCSNYPECRYTRQLSAAQGEGDGEGGQPGTRVLGKDPETGLEVSLRDGRFGPFVQLGEAEGDEKPKRASLPRGMTPGAVDLEKALKLLSLPREVAKHPETGEPIKAGVGRFGPYVQHGKTYASLGKDDDVLEIGANRAIDLIVAKESGAGGRRGGGDPGRPLGDDPESGKPVVVKAGRYGPYVTDGKTNATLPKGMEAEAVTLEEAAGLLKARRASGGAKKATTRKAATKKAPAAKKAAAGEEGAEAPAKKTATKKPAAKKPAAKKASTTKKASTAKKAATTKKAADAEADAAPRPARKAAS; from the coding sequence ATGAAAGTCGTCGTCGTCGAGTCGCCCGCCAAGGCCAAGACGATCAACAAGTATCTCGGCCGGGACTACGAGGTCCTGGCGAGCTTCGGGCACATCCGCGACCTGCCGGCCAAGGACGGCTCCGTGGACCCGGAGGACGACTTCCGCATGCTCTGGGAGCTCGAGGACCGCGGCGCCAAGCGGCTCTCCGAGATCGCCAAGGCGGTGAAGGGGGCGGAGAAGCTGATTCTCGCCACCGACCCGGACCGTGAGGGCGAGGCCATCTCCTGGCACGTTCTGGAGGCGCTCAACGAGAAGCGCGTGCTCAAGGGCATGCCGATCGAGCGCGTCACCTTCAACGCCATCACCAAGGATTCCGTCGCCGCCGCCATGCGCGCGCCCCGGGAGATCGACCAGGCCCTGGTCGACGCCTACCTGGCGCGGCGCGCGCTCGACTATCTCGTCGGCTTCACCCTCTCGCCGGTGCTCTGGCGCAAGCTGCCGGGCTCGCGCTCGGCGGGCCGCGTGCAGTCGGTGGCCCTGCGCCTCGTCTGCGACCGCGAGCGCGAGATCGAGAGCTTCGTGCCGCGCGAGTACTGGTCGCTCGTCGCGACGCTCGCGACCAAGGACGGCGGCGTCTTCGACGCGCGGCTCGTCGGCGCCGACGGCCGGAAGATCACCCGCCTCGACATCGGCAAGGGCGAGGAGGCGGAGGCCTTCAAGAAGGATCTCGAGATCGCGACCTTCGCGGTCTCGAACATCGAGGCGAAGCCGGCCAAGCGCCACCCGCAGCCGCCCTTCACCACCTCGACGCTCCAGCAGGAGGCCTCGCGCAAGCTCGGCATGGCGCCGGCCCAGACCATGCGCGTCGCCCAGCGGCTCTACGAGGGCGTCGAGATCGGCGGCGAGACGGTGGGCCTCATCACCTACATGCGAACCGACGGCGTCGACATGGCGCCGGAGGCGGTGCGCGCCGCGCGCGCCGTGATCGGCCGCGAGTTCGGCGACCGCTACGTGCCGGACGTGCCGCGCAAGTACGCGACCAAGGCCAAGAACGCGCAGGAGGCCCACGAGGCCGTGCGCCCCACCGACATGGGCCGGCTGCCGAAGCAGGTGGCGCGCTATCTCGATCCCGAGCAGGCGAAGCTCTACGAGCTGATCTGGGTGCGCACCACGGCCTCGCAGATGGAATCGGCGCTGCTGGAGCGCACAACGGCCGACATCGCGGCCTCGGTCGGCCCGCGCACCCTCGACCTGCGCGCCACCGGCCAGGTGGTGAAGTTCGACGGCTTCCTCACCCTCTACCAGGAGGGCCGCGACGACGAGGAGGACGAGGAATCGGGCCGCCTGCCGCCGATGGAGACGGGCGATCCCCTCAAGCGCGAGCGCATCAGCGCGACGCAGCACTTCACCGAGCCGCCGCCGCGCTATTCCGAGGCGAGCCTCGTCAAGCGCATGGAGGAGCTCGGCATCGGCCGGCCCTCGACCTACGCCTCGATCCTGCAGGTCCTGAAGGACCGCGAATACGTCACGCTGGAGAAGAAGCGCCTCCACGCCCACGACAAGGGCCGCATCGTCACGGCCTTCCTGGAGGCCTTCTTCAAGCGCTACGTGGAATACGACTTCACCGCCGCGCTGGAGGAGCAGCTCGACCGGATCTCGAACCACGAGATCGACTGGAAGCAGGTGCTGCGCGATTTCTGGCGCGATTTCTCGGCCTCGGTCGGCGACACCAAGGAGCTGCGCACGACGCAGGTTCTCGACGCGCTCAACGACTATCTCGCCCCGCACATCTTCCCGCCCAAGGGCGACGGGGCCGATCCACGGGCCTGCCCCTCCTGCGGAGCGGGGACGCTGTCGCTCAAGCTCGGCAAGTTCGGCGCCTTCATCGGCTGCTCGAACTATCCCGAATGCCGCTACACCCGCCAGCTCTCCGCCGCGCAGGGCGAGGGCGACGGCGAGGGCGGGCAGCCGGGAACGCGCGTGCTCGGCAAGGACCCGGAGACCGGCCTCGAGGTCTCGCTGCGGGACGGGCGCTTCGGCCCCTTCGTCCAGCTCGGCGAGGCGGAGGGCGACGAGAAGCCCAAGCGCGCCTCGCTGCCGCGGGGCATGACGCCGGGCGCGGTCGACCTCGAGAAGGCGCTCAAGCTTCTCTCGCTGCCCCGCGAGGTGGCGAAGCACCCCGAGACCGGCGAGCCGATCAAGGCCGGCGTCGGCCGCTTCGGGCCCTATGTCCAGCACGGCAAGACCTACGCGTCGCTGGGCAAGGACGACGACGTGCTGGAGATCGGCGCCAACCGGGCGATCGACCTCATCGTCGCCAAGGAGAGCGGCGCCGGCGGGCGTCGCGGCGGCGGCGATCCCGGCCGGCCGCTCGGGGACGATCCCGAGAGCGGCAAGCCCGTGGTGGTCAAGGCCGGCCGCTACGGGCCCTACGTCACCGACGGCAAGACCAACGCCACCCTGCCCAAGGGCATGGAGGCCGAGGCCGTGACGCTGGAGGAGGCGGCGGGGCTCCTCAAGGCGCGCCGGGCCTCCGGCGGGGCGAAGAAAGCGACGACGAGGAAGGCGGCGACCAAGAAGGCGCCGGCCGCGAAGAAGGCCGCCGCGGGCGAGGAGGGCGCCGAGGCGCCGGCCAAGAAGACGGCGACGAAGAAGCCGGCCGCCAAGAAGCCGGCCGCCAAGAAGGCGTCGACGACGAAGAAGGCGTCCACCGCCAAGAAGGCCGCCACGACGAAGAAGGCGGCCGACGCCGAGGCGGATGCCGCGCCGCGGCCGGCGC
- a CDS encoding HAD family phosphatase gives MTVLVFDVGNVLIRWDPRFLYETMFADAERMEWFLANVCTPDWNLEMDRGAAFADQVAALCARHPEWEAEIRAFDARWADMVPGAVEPNMALLERLLGRGEPIYAITNFSREKWVEAQARFPLLTRFEGVVVSAHERLIKPDPAIYRTLLDRYGLEAWRCLFIDDSEKNVAGARAVGMRALHCPLGFDLEAGLREAGVEV, from the coding sequence ATGACCGTCCTCGTCTTCGACGTCGGCAACGTGCTGATCCGCTGGGATCCGCGCTTCCTGTACGAGACGATGTTCGCCGACGCCGAGCGGATGGAGTGGTTCCTCGCCAATGTCTGCACGCCGGACTGGAACCTGGAGATGGATCGCGGCGCGGCCTTCGCCGATCAGGTCGCCGCCTTGTGCGCGCGCCATCCCGAATGGGAGGCCGAGATCCGGGCCTTCGACGCGCGCTGGGCCGACATGGTGCCGGGCGCCGTCGAGCCGAACATGGCGCTCCTGGAGCGCCTTCTCGGGCGGGGCGAGCCGATCTACGCCATCACCAACTTCTCGCGGGAGAAATGGGTGGAGGCGCAGGCGCGCTTTCCGCTTCTGACGCGGTTCGAGGGCGTCGTCGTCTCGGCGCACGAGCGGCTGATCAAGCCCGACCCGGCGATCTACCGCACGCTGCTCGACCGCTACGGCCTCGAGGCCTGGCGCTGCCTCTTCATCGACGATTCGGAGAAGAACGTGGCGGGCGCCCGCGCGGTCGGCATGCGCGCGCTCCACTGCCCGCTCGGGTTCGACCTCGAGGCGGGGCTGCGGGAGGCGGGCGTGGAGGTCTGA
- a CDS encoding efflux RND transporter permease subunit: MSAARDEDETDAVPTGGGGIIGIINGFLRHRIAANLLALGVALLGLMALTRLNTQFFPTVQIPTIFVTVAWQGASPEDVSTAVLDVIEPEVRFLDGVDNITSYAVEGSARIVVEFVEGADMDKALSDVEQAIASVTTLPLDAERPVVTRVEFYETVAILALSGAVSEDSLKAIAREARDGLLDRGIDRVVFTGDRARELWVEVDPVAMRRLGLTAADVSRAIANANLSEPLGTLEGASERTLRTLSRTDRPSGIGAVEVVSSAEGERVFVRDVASVREALRDGGVRLLRGGEPTILLDIQRAESADTLESMTAALDYVADLEARLPPTVDAQLFDIRAQVVSDRIETLSLNALTGMAIIVLVLLFFLNTRVAFWVAMGVPISLLATFALMWATGQTINAISLLGLILVLGILVDDAIIVGEHAVTLTEEGKTPTQAAHGAAMRMLVPVIAATTTTQAAFLPVFMISGVVGQIIVAIPLVVVVALAASLFESFLILPTHLRHALAAQERAKARAARRVRPSLMARMRAGLERGIDRFRNGPVRALARIAFAWRYSTIALAVAALILSVGLIAGGRVQFTFFPTPEPEYVTAEIMFAPGMSEAAMIDALVRVEQAIDDADRRIFEERGERVVTYHFARLGVAGQKRGDNMATVEVELTPGEERLTRTPEVVAAFEEAVPAIPGLDEISITGRRSGPPGSDIDVAFTGAELGTLKAAAEELKLRLRDYPGVYGIADDTPFGKNEIVLAPTPRGKALGLTTDAIVSQVRGVYQGAVAMRFAAGEEEVTIRVVQEGADLSVAGLLDMMLRTPSGAQVRLGDVVAIEERAAFALVQRRDGRVAVTVTADVNADVTPEGEVRADVVDNILPELRTRYGVETTVRGRAETQAKAFGDLGFGALIALAAIYVILALVFQNWSQPILVMLVIPFGFIGAVIGHWLLGFQFAFLSMVGLLGLSGILVNGSIVLVDRYNERVRDGQEPAEAAVASSVDRFRAVLLTTLTTSGGMAPLIAEKSLQAQFLIPIAITLSFGLLVAALIILFVVPALLGVAQDLARIKRGYLRAAGLAPAG, from the coding sequence ATGAGCGCCGCGCGAGACGAGGACGAGACAGACGCCGTGCCGACGGGCGGCGGCGGCATCATCGGCATCATCAACGGCTTCCTGCGCCACCGCATCGCGGCCAACCTGCTCGCGCTCGGCGTGGCGCTGCTCGGCCTGATGGCGCTGACGCGGCTCAACACGCAATTCTTCCCCACCGTCCAGATCCCGACGATCTTCGTCACCGTGGCCTGGCAGGGCGCGAGCCCGGAGGACGTCTCCACCGCCGTGCTCGACGTGATCGAGCCCGAGGTGCGCTTCCTGGACGGCGTCGACAACATCACCTCCTACGCGGTCGAGGGCTCGGCGCGCATCGTCGTCGAGTTCGTCGAGGGCGCCGACATGGACAAGGCGCTCTCCGACGTGGAGCAGGCGATCGCGTCCGTCACCACCCTGCCGCTGGATGCGGAGCGCCCGGTCGTCACGCGCGTCGAGTTCTACGAGACGGTGGCGATCCTCGCCCTCTCCGGCGCGGTGTCGGAGGACTCGCTCAAGGCGATCGCGCGGGAGGCCCGCGACGGGCTGCTCGACCGTGGCATCGACCGCGTCGTCTTCACCGGGGACCGGGCCCGCGAGCTCTGGGTCGAGGTCGATCCCGTCGCCATGCGCCGGCTCGGCCTCACCGCCGCCGACGTGTCCCGCGCCATCGCCAACGCCAATCTCTCCGAGCCGCTCGGGACGCTCGAGGGCGCGAGCGAGCGCACCCTGCGGACGCTCTCGCGCACCGACCGGCCATCCGGCATCGGCGCCGTCGAGGTCGTCTCCAGCGCCGAGGGCGAGCGCGTCTTCGTGCGCGACGTCGCGAGCGTCCGCGAGGCCCTGCGCGACGGCGGCGTGCGCCTCCTGCGGGGCGGCGAGCCGACGATCCTGCTCGACATCCAGCGCGCGGAGAGCGCCGACACGCTGGAGAGCATGACCGCGGCGCTCGATTACGTCGCCGATCTCGAGGCGCGCCTGCCGCCCACCGTGGACGCCCAGCTCTTCGACATCCGCGCCCAGGTGGTCTCCGACCGCATCGAGACGCTCTCGCTCAACGCCCTCACGGGCATGGCGATCATCGTCCTCGTGCTCCTGTTCTTCCTCAACACCCGCGTCGCCTTCTGGGTGGCGATGGGCGTGCCGATCTCGCTGCTCGCCACCTTCGCGCTGATGTGGGCGACGGGGCAGACGATCAACGCGATCTCGCTGCTCGGCCTCATCCTCGTCCTCGGCATCCTCGTCGACGACGCCATCATCGTCGGCGAGCACGCGGTGACGCTCACCGAGGAGGGCAAGACGCCGACGCAGGCCGCCCACGGCGCGGCGATGCGCATGCTCGTCCCCGTCATCGCCGCGACGACGACGACCCAGGCGGCCTTCCTGCCTGTCTTCATGATCTCCGGCGTCGTCGGCCAGATCATCGTGGCGATCCCGCTCGTCGTGGTCGTCGCGCTCGCGGCGTCGCTGTTCGAGAGCTTCCTCATCCTGCCGACGCATCTGCGGCACGCGCTGGCCGCGCAGGAGCGCGCCAAGGCCCGCGCGGCGCGCCGGGTGCGGCCCTCGCTGATGGCGCGGATGCGCGCCGGGCTCGAGCGCGGCATCGACCGGTTCCGCAACGGACCGGTCCGGGCGCTGGCGCGCATCGCCTTCGCCTGGCGCTATTCCACCATCGCGCTGGCGGTGGCGGCCCTGATCCTCTCCGTGGGCCTCATCGCCGGCGGGCGGGTGCAGTTCACCTTCTTCCCGACGCCCGAGCCCGAATACGTCACGGCCGAGATCATGTTCGCGCCCGGCATGTCGGAAGCCGCCATGATCGACGCCCTCGTGCGGGTCGAGCAGGCGATCGACGACGCCGACCGGCGCATCTTCGAGGAGCGCGGCGAGCGCGTCGTCACCTATCATTTCGCGAGGCTCGGCGTCGCCGGCCAGAAGCGCGGCGACAACATGGCGACCGTCGAGGTCGAGCTCACACCCGGCGAGGAGCGCCTCACCCGCACGCCCGAGGTGGTCGCCGCCTTCGAGGAGGCCGTGCCGGCGATCCCCGGCCTCGACGAGATCTCCATTACAGGCCGCCGCTCCGGCCCGCCGGGCTCGGACATCGACGTCGCCTTCACCGGCGCCGAGCTCGGCACGCTCAAGGCCGCGGCCGAGGAGCTGAAGCTGCGGCTGCGCGACTATCCGGGCGTCTACGGCATCGCCGACGACACGCCCTTCGGCAAGAACGAGATCGTGCTCGCGCCCACCCCGCGCGGCAAGGCGCTGGGGCTCACGACGGACGCCATCGTCTCGCAGGTGCGCGGCGTCTATCAGGGCGCGGTCGCCATGCGCTTCGCCGCCGGCGAGGAGGAGGTGACGATCCGCGTCGTGCAGGAGGGCGCCGACCTCTCGGTGGCGGGCCTGCTCGACATGATGCTGCGCACGCCGTCGGGCGCGCAGGTGCGGCTCGGCGACGTGGTCGCCATCGAGGAGCGCGCGGCCTTCGCGCTGGTCCAGCGGCGCGACGGGCGCGTCGCCGTCACCGTCACGGCGGACGTCAACGCCGACGTCACGCCCGAGGGCGAGGTGCGCGCCGACGTCGTCGACAACATCCTGCCGGAGCTGCGCACCCGCTACGGCGTCGAGACGACCGTGCGCGGACGCGCGGAGACGCAGGCCAAGGCCTTCGGCGACCTCGGCTTCGGCGCGCTCATCGCGCTCGCGGCGATCTACGTGATCCTCGCCCTCGTCTTCCAGAACTGGTCGCAGCCGATCCTGGTCATGCTCGTCATTCCCTTCGGCTTCATCGGCGCGGTGATCGGGCACTGGCTGCTCGGCTTCCAGTTCGCCTTTTTGTCGATGGTGGGTCTGCTCGGGCTCTCGGGCATCCTGGTCAACGGCTCGATCGTGCTCGTCGACCGCTACAACGAGCGCGTCCGCGACGGGCAGGAGCCCGCCGAGGCGGCGGTGGCGTCCTCCGTCGACCGCTTCCGCGCGGTGCTGCTGACGACGCTGACCACGTCCGGGGGCATGGCCCCGTTGATCGCCGAGAAGAGCCTGCAGGCGCAGTTCCTGATCCCGATCGCGATCACGCTCTCCTTCGGGCTGCTCGTCGCGGCGCTGATCATCCTGTTCGTGGTGCCGGCGCTGCTCGGCGTCGCCCAGGACCTCGCCCGCATCAAGCGCGGCTATCTCCGCGCCGCCGGCCTCGCCCCGGCGGGGTAG